CGGCCGGACAGGTCAGCGAGTCCGTCCACGAAATCTCGGAGAGCGCCGACGCCCAAGACCGCCGCCTCCAGTCGGCAGTCGCCGAGCTAAACGACCTCTCTGCGACGGTCCAAGAGATTTCGGCCGCGACAGACGAGGTGGCTCGGCAGGCCGACGCGGCGGTCGAGACCGGCGAAGACGGCCGCGAGTCGGCGACCCAAGCACTCGCCGAACTCGACCGCATCGAGAGCGACGTGGAATCGACCGTCGAATCGGTCGAGCGACTGGACGCCGAGATAGCCGACATCGAGCGCGTCGTCGGCCTCATCACGGATATCGCCGACCAGACACACGTCCTCGCACTCAACGCGTCCATCGAGGCGGCGCGCGCCACCAGCGAGGGGTCGGGCGGCGAAGGGTTCGGAGTGGTCGCACAGGAGGTCAAAGCACTCGCCGAACAGACCCAAGAGGCGACCGACGAAATCGAAGACTCCATCGAGCGCGTGCGCGAGCAGACCGAGACGACCGTCGAAGACATCCGAAACGCCCAGACGGAAGTCGCCGACGGCGCGGAAACGGTCGAGACGGCACTTGACTCGCTGGACGACATCGTCGGTGCTGTCGAGCAGACGAACGACGGCTTGCAGGAGATACGCGACGCGACGGACACGCAGGCCGACTCGACAGAAGAGACCGTCGCTATGGTCGAAGACGTGGCGTCGCTCAGCGAGCAGGCGGCCGCTGGCGCGGACGACGCCGCCAGCGCGGCCGAACAGCAGACCACCGCGTTGGCCGACGTGGCCGAGGACATCGAGTCGGTCGCCGACCGTGCAGACCGCCTCCGAGACCTGCTGGACGAGTTCGACGTGGACGTAGACCAGACGGTCGAACGCGAAGCAGTTCGGGCCGACGGCGGCCGATTCGAGTACGTCGAGAACCCAGTCGAGACCGACGCCGAGGACGCCTGATTTCACCCCGCCGTTCGACGACGCGGCGAGTGCGTGAGAGAACGCCACTCCTGCGCTCGCTTCGAAGGGTTTATCCGCGGCCTGACCTTCAGAATCCAGTAATAACCATGTCGGACAAACCCGCCTCGATGTACCGGGAAATCAGTAAGCCTGCGTACACGCGACGAGAGTACATCACCGGTATCCCCGGTTCGAAGATCGCACAGCACAAGATGGGGAACCTCGAAACCGCCGAGGACGACTACCCCGTCCAGATTAGCCTCAGCACCGAAGAGGAGTGCCAACTCCGCCACGGCGCGCTCGAAGCCTCGCGCCTGTCGGCCAACCGCCACCTGCTGAAGGAACTCGGCCCGGAGAACTACAAGATGATTCTCCGCAAGTTCCCCCACCACGTCATCCGGGAGAACAAGCAGGCGACCGGTGCGGGTGCAGACCGTGTCTCCGACGGGATGCGCCAGGCGTTCGGGAAGGTCGTCGGCACGGCCGCACGAATCCCGCGCAACGACCGCATCTTCACCGCGTGGTGCCAGCCAGAGGACGCGCCCGTGGTCAAGGACGCGTTCCGCCGCGCCTACAACAAGATCTCCCCGCCGTGCCGCATCACCGTCGAGCGTGGCGAGGACCTGCTCGTCCGTTAGGACGCGACCACCAGTTTCCACCTTTTTCACACGACCACCTTTTTTGTCGTCGGGTGGCAACGAGGCGCTCCGCGCCTCTGCCACCGCTCCGGCAAAAAATCTGGACCAAAAAAGCGACGAGCGAAATCTGCGCGCGGCGCGCGCAGATTTCGCTCCTCTGAGAGTCACTTGCGACTGACCGCCGCTCGGCTGACCGGCCGAGCGCGAAACTCCCTGCTCACTTGCTCGGAGCGCGTCAGACAGTCGTCATCCTCACCGAAACAAATTTACCGATTTGTGATAGGAAGGTGGTATGGAGTTACGCGAGGTCGCCATCTTCACCGACGACGTGCCAGAGACGAAGGCGTTCTACGAACGCTTCGTCGGCGACCCCGTCTTCGAGAAGGAGTCGATGGCGCTGTTCGACGTCGAAGGCGTCGAGGTGCTGATTCACGAGACGTACGAACCGGAAGCGGGCGACCTGCCCTGTGAAGACCACTACGCGTTCGCCGTCGAGAACGTAGACGATGCGTTCTCTCGTCTCTCTAACTCGGGGAAGGACTTGGAGGTGTACCGCGAACCCGCCGACTACGACTGGGGTCGGTCGGCGTACTTCCGGGACCCCGACGGCCGACTCGTGGAGATTACCGGAGAGTAGAAACATACCTTTTTAGCCCGCTCGCTCCGTCCCAGCGCGTATGCTACACCTCGCGGTCGCCTACCGAGAGGAGACCTTCGAGCGGATGGCCGACCCGCTCGCCGAGCGCGGTATCCGCGCCGAACACGTCCCGAGCGAAGGCCGAGTGTTGCCACTGTCGGACCCGCCGTGGTCCCCTGAGGAGTTCGACGTGGGCTTCGTCTACCCCTCGCGGGCGATGGAAGGCGGTGTCGTAGACGCGATGCTCGACGTGCCGTGGGTCAACGACCGTGATGCCGTCCTCACTTCTCGAAATAAGGCCGGTGTGATTGCCACGCTGGAGCAGGCGGACATGCCAGTTCCCGAAACCGTGCTGGTCTCGAACCCTGCCGACGAGGTGGACGTACTGGCGGCGTTCGAGCGGTTCGACGGCCCAGTCGTCGTCAAGCCGAACTCGACCACGCGCGGCGTCGGCGTGGCGAAAGTCGGCGATGCAGATTCGTTTCTCGGTATCACCGACTACCTCGACTTGGTCCACGACTACCGCGCGACCGGCGACAAGTCGTTTTTAGTTCAGGAGTACCTCCCGGACGCGACCGACTACCGCGCGATGGTCGTGGACGGCGACTGCGTCGGCGGCGTCGAACGCCGCCTCCCCGACGACGTACGAGCGTCTGGCCACTGGAAGCACAACGTTCACCGCGGCGCAGAAGCGTCGAGTGTGGACTTGCCCGACGAACTTCGGACTCTCGCTGAACGGACTGCCGCAGCGCTCGACGTGCCGTTTCTGGGAGTCGATATTTTGGTCTCGGACGGCCGCGCAGTCGTCAACGAGACCAACGCTCGCCCGACCATCGACGCCGCGACGAAGTACGACGACGGATTTTACGACCGACTGGCCGACCTGATTCGCGAGCAGGTGTGATAGCTTCTCGACACTCGATAGCGGATGTAGGCTCAGCCCTTTCGGGTTAGTCGGACTGGTGGTCGGCACGCTCTCGACTGCCTCGCCGACCCTAAACGTCCGACGAGAGTTGGCCGCGGCTCGCTATTTCAACCTTCGTCTGGAAAAGGAAACTACGAACAGCCAATCGGCTCTGACGACCCGAAACGCGGACCTACGCGAACGACTTACTCTACGTCGATGTCTGCGGAGTCGTCTGTCTTGTCGAAGCTCACTTCGAGGACGCCGTTGTTGTACGTCGCCGACGCGGAGTGCTCGTCTACTCGGGCAGGCAGGCGCACGCGTTCGTCGTACTCGCGGTGGTCACTCGCGGCGCTGATGGTCAGCGTTTTCCCGTCGCACTTGAGGTCGATGTCGTCCTTCTCGACGCCGGGCAGGTCGGCGATGACGCGCACTTGGTCGTCTTCTTCGTGAATATCGACGTGGGTCTCCGCACCGAAGCCTGCGGGGCCGCCCTCGTGTTCGACGCGCATGTCTACGTCGCCACCCATCATCTCGTTCATCATCCGCTCGATTTCCCGGAAGAGGTCGTCGAAGGGGTCGTCGCGGTCGTCTCTTCGCATGTGCGGAGTTAGGCGGTAGGTCGGCAAAAGGTTTTGGACAGCGGTGGTCTCACGGTGGTTTTGCGCGATCTCTCGACCGATAACGGCGTTATGTGATTGCGTGAAAGAAAGGACGACGGTCGCTTAGAGACGGTTGCGCTCGCTTACAGTCCCATTCCGAGCGAGTCGTTGGTAGTCTCGATACTCTCCTCGGCGTCGGCGCTGTTCGTCACAGCGCGAATCGCGTCGATGTTCTCCGGAATCACGTCGCTCTCTTGGTGGATGGCTTGGAAGAGGTAGAGGTCCTTACCTTCGGTAGTGATGGACTCGCCCCAGATGCAGTTCTCCCAGATGTCGCCGCGCGGGCGACCAACGTCTTGAGCGTACTCTTTGAGTTTGCCAGCGCCGTCGATGTCGTAGTGGTCTGGCAAGACGAACAGGCGAGACTCGTCTTCGAGCAGGTCACGAACGTCTTCGGCTTCGGCCTCGGTTTCGAGCGTGACGTTCAGGCTGTGCATATGCATCAACGTGGCGGGCACCTTCAGCCCGAGCGTGTCGATGTCGAGGTCGGGGAAGATGGTCTTCACGTCCGGTCCGTGGTGGCTCGGGAGCGTCACCGGGTCCGGAACGATGTCGTTGATGGGGCCGCGGCCGGTCTGGGCGGGGTCGCCGCCGCGCCGGACGAGCGTCGCGCGGACTTTCTCGATGCCGTACTCCTCGCGGAGCGGCGCGGTGAGTCGAGAGAGACCGGTCGTGTTGCAGGAGACGACCCGCACGTGGTCGGCGTCGATAGAGTCGCTGTAGTTGGCGCGAGCGTTGAAACTCGCGTCTACGAAGTCCGCCGACTCGCCGCCCTGATACAGCGCGGGCGTATCGTACTCGTCGTACATCTCGCTGTTCTGCTCGCCGATGCCCGACGGACAGGCGTCCACGATTACGTCGCTCTCTTCGACGAGTTCCTCGACCATGCCCGCGATTTCGATGCCCGCGTCGTCGAACTGGTCCGCGCGGTCCTCGATGGCGGCGTAGAGGGGGTAGTCGTTCGCAACGGCGCGCTCGGCTTCGAAGTTGGGGCGCGTCTTGGCGACGCCGACGAGTTCCATGTCAGGTTGTGCCTGCACGGCGTCCGCGACGCGCTTACCGATGGTTCCGTATCCGTTGATTCCGACCCGTAGCATGTACCTGATACTGGTACGACCGCTCGCATAATGGTTTCGGGCCTCCTTCGCGGAAAGTAACTCTCGGCCGAGTAAGTCGAAGTCGATTGCGGGACTGAGTGAAGATACCACGGAACACGCGGGTTGTGCCGAAGAAATTCCACACAGAGGCCGCGAAGACAAGACCTAACCTTGCCCCGAACCACCGCCAGAACATGAGTCTGAGAGACGCGGCGGAGACCGCAATCGAGCAGTGTCTCGCGCTGGGAGCGGACGAATCCTGTTGCATCGTCACCGACGACAAGCGCCAGCCAATCGGTGAGGCGCTGTATCAGGTCGCCAGCGAGGTCACGGACGACGCGACGGTCATTCGATACCCACCGGGCGAGTCTCACGGCGCGGAACCACCGAAACCGGTCGCCGCCGCGATGGCTGGCGCGGACGTATTTTTGGCACCCACGACGAAGAGCCTGAGTCACACTCGCGCCCGGGGCAACGCCAACGAGGCCGGAGCGCGCGGTGCGACCCTGCCCGGCATCACTGAGGAGGTCTTCACCACTGGCTTGGACGCCGACTACGACGCCATCTACCAGCACTGCCAAGACGTGCTAGCGCAGGTCGAAGGGGCCGACGAGATTCGGGTCACGTCGCCACAGGGCACGGACATCACCTTCGAACCCGGCAGTCGTGAGTGGCACGACGACACGGGCATCGTCCACGAGGACGGCGATTTCTCGAATCTGCCTGCGGGCGAGGTGTTCGTCTCTCCCGAGGACGCGAACGGCACCTACGTCGTGGACGGCACGATGATGCCACACGGACTGCTCGCAGACGACAGCGCCCTCGAATTCGAAGTCGAGGATGGCTACGTCACCAGCATCTCGGACGACGACATCCGCGCGGACGTCGAAGTCGCCAGCGAGCAGGTCGGCGACGCGGCGTACAATCTTGCTGAACTGGGAATCGGCACGAACGTCGCGGTCACGGAACTCGTCGGGTCGGTCCTGCTGGACGAGAAGGCGGGCGGCACGGTCCACATCGCCATCGGCGACGACGCGGGCATCGGCGGCGACACCGACGCACCGATTCACCTCGACGGGATTCTTCGAGAGCCGACCGTGTACGCGGATGGCGAAGAGGTCGAACTGCCGCAAGTCTAACTATGAAACGGGAGGTGGCGGGAATCGAGGTTCGTGGGGTCGATGTGGACTCCGAAACGCGGTGTGCGCACTACGATTCGGAGCGCGATGTGGTGGCGCTGAAGTTCGTGTGCTGTGAGACGTATTGGCCCTGTTTTCGGTGTCACGAGGAGTTAGCGGGG
The sequence above is a segment of the Halorussus halophilus genome. Coding sequences within it:
- a CDS encoding 50S ribosomal protein L16 yields the protein MSDKPASMYREISKPAYTRREYITGIPGSKIAQHKMGNLETAEDDYPVQISLSTEEECQLRHGALEASRLSANRHLLKELGPENYKMILRKFPHHVIRENKQATGAGADRVSDGMRQAFGKVVGTAARIPRNDRIFTAWCQPEDAPVVKDAFRRAYNKISPPCRITVERGEDLLVR
- a CDS encoding VOC family protein, translating into MELREVAIFTDDVPETKAFYERFVGDPVFEKESMALFDVEGVEVLIHETYEPEAGDLPCEDHYAFAVENVDDAFSRLSNSGKDLEVYREPADYDWGRSAYFRDPDGRLVEITGE
- a CDS encoding ATP-grasp domain-containing protein, which produces MLHLAVAYREETFERMADPLAERGIRAEHVPSEGRVLPLSDPPWSPEEFDVGFVYPSRAMEGGVVDAMLDVPWVNDRDAVLTSRNKAGVIATLEQADMPVPETVLVSNPADEVDVLAAFERFDGPVVVKPNSTTRGVGVAKVGDADSFLGITDYLDLVHDYRATGDKSFLVQEYLPDATDYRAMVVDGDCVGGVERRLPDDVRASGHWKHNVHRGAEASSVDLPDELRTLAERTAAALDVPFLGVDILVSDGRAVVNETNARPTIDAATKYDDGFYDRLADLIREQV
- a CDS encoding Hsp20/alpha crystallin family protein; this translates as MRRDDRDDPFDDLFREIERMMNEMMGGDVDMRVEHEGGPAGFGAETHVDIHEEDDQVRVIADLPGVEKDDIDLKCDGKTLTISAASDHREYDERVRLPARVDEHSASATYNNGVLEVSFDKTDDSADIDVE
- a CDS encoding type II glyceraldehyde-3-phosphate dehydrogenase; amino-acid sequence: MLRVGINGYGTIGKRVADAVQAQPDMELVGVAKTRPNFEAERAVANDYPLYAAIEDRADQFDDAGIEIAGMVEELVEESDVIVDACPSGIGEQNSEMYDEYDTPALYQGGESADFVDASFNARANYSDSIDADHVRVVSCNTTGLSRLTAPLREEYGIEKVRATLVRRGGDPAQTGRGPINDIVPDPVTLPSHHGPDVKTIFPDLDIDTLGLKVPATLMHMHSLNVTLETEAEAEDVRDLLEDESRLFVLPDHYDIDGAGKLKEYAQDVGRPRGDIWENCIWGESITTEGKDLYLFQAIHQESDVIPENIDAIRAVTNSADAEESIETTNDSLGMGL
- a CDS encoding aminopeptidase, producing MSLRDAAETAIEQCLALGADESCCIVTDDKRQPIGEALYQVASEVTDDATVIRYPPGESHGAEPPKPVAAAMAGADVFLAPTTKSLSHTRARGNANEAGARGATLPGITEEVFTTGLDADYDAIYQHCQDVLAQVEGADEIRVTSPQGTDITFEPGSREWHDDTGIVHEDGDFSNLPAGEVFVSPEDANGTYVVDGTMMPHGLLADDSALEFEVEDGYVTSISDDDIRADVEVASEQVGDAAYNLAELGIGTNVAVTELVGSVLLDEKAGGTVHIAIGDDAGIGGDTDAPIHLDGILREPTVYADGEEVELPQV